From the genome of Desulfovibrio porci, one region includes:
- a CDS encoding flagellar M-ring protein FliF — translation MKQRRSDLTALPSGGGDSSRLPSLTELKALRHAQKETNQRVEELKLRLYHFTEQHMDQAVHLIRRWLTDKE, via the coding sequence ATGAAACAGCGAAGGTCTGATCTTACGGCGCTGCCGTCCGGGGGCGGGGACAGTTCCCGCCTTCCTTCCCTGACTGAGCTCAAGGCCCTGCGGCACGCCCAGAAGGAAACCAACCAGCGGGTGGAAGAGCTGAAACTGCGCCTCTACCACTTTACGGAACAGCATATGGACCAGGCCGTCCATTTGATCCGGCGCTGGCTGACGGACAAGGAATAA